The bacterium genome segment TCGTCGTCGGCCGCGGCGCGCAGTGCGCGCTCGCCGGCCGCGAAGACGCCTTCCACGTCTTCGTCCACGCGCCCCGCGCCGAACGGTTCGCCCGCATCCGCCCGCTCTACGCCGACGACGCCGACGCCGAGGAGGCGCTCGACCACGTGGACCGCGACCGCGCGCGCTACGTGCAACGGGCCTACGGCCGGCGCCGACTCGACCCGGACCTCTACGACCTGATGGTCAACACGCGCCTCGGCGTCGAACGCTGCGCGGCGGCGATCCTCGCCGCGGCCGGCCTCGAGGCGCGCCCGCAGTGAGCGCGGCGGCGGCGGCGGTCGGCGCGCCGCGGACGATCAATCCTTGGATCGTCGCGGCCGCGGTGATGGCGAGCACCTTCATGGAGGTGCTCGACACGACCGTCGTCAACGTCGCCCTCCCCCACGTCGCCGGCTCGCTCTCCGTCTCGCCCGACGAGGCGACCTGGGCGCTGACGTCGTATCTCGTCGCCAACGCCGTCGTGCTGCCGATGACCGGCTGGCTCGCCGGGCTGATCGGCCGCAAGCGGCTGCTGATGCTCTCGGTCGGCGGCTTCACCCTCTCCTCGCTGCTCTGCGGCCTCGCGCCGAACCTCGGCTTCCTGATCGCCTTCCGCATCATGCAGGGCGCCACGGGCGGCGGCCTGCAGCCGCTCTCGCAGGCGATCATGCTCGAGGTCTTCCCGCCGAAGGACCGCGGCAAGGCGATGGCGTTCTGGGGCGTCGGGATCGTCGTCGCCCCGATGCTCGGGCCGGTGCTCGGCGGCTGGCTCACCGACAACTGGAGCTGGCGCTGGGTCTTCTACATCAACCTGCCGATCGGGCTGGCCGCGCTGCTGATGACGCAGCTCTTCGTCTTCGACCCGCCGTACATCAAGCGGCGCGGCGCGCGGATCGACTACTGGGGGCTCGGGCTGCTCGTCCTCGGCATCGGCGCGCTGCAGATCATGCTCGACAAGGGGCAGCAGGAGGACTGGTTCGCCTCGCGCTTCATCATCGTCCTCGCCGTCCTCGCCGTCGTCGGCCTGATCGGCCTCGTCGTCCGCGAGCTGCGGGCCGAGCACCCGATCATCGACCTGCGCATCTTCAAGATCGGGACGTTCGCCGCCGGCGTCGGCTTCGTCACGCTGCTCGGCTTCGTCCTCTACGGCAGCACGGTGCTCGTGCCGCTGCTGCTGCAGACGCTCCTCGGCTATCCCGCGCTCGACTCGGGGCTGGCGACGCTCCCGCGCGGCCTGGCCAGCTTCTTCACCCTGCCGATCATCGGGATGCTCATCGGACGGGTCGATCCGCGGCGGCTGCTGACGATCGGCCTGCTCCTGACGACCTACTCGCTCTGGATGCTCTCCCACATCAACCTCGACGCGGGATTCCCGCAGTTCGTCGTCGCGCTCTTCCTGCAGGGGATGTCGCTCAGCATGACCTTCACGCCGCTGACGACGATCACGACGGCGCCGATCCCCAAGGAGCGGATGGGGAACGCGACGAGCATCTACAACCTGATGCGGAACATCGGCTCGTCGTTCGGCGTCGCCGCGGTGACGACGATGCTCGCCCGCCGCGGCCAGTTCCACCTGCACCAGCTGGCCGGCCAGGTGAACGCCTACGCCCCCGCGGCGCAGGAGCGCCTCGCCGGCGTCGCCGCCGCGCTGCAGGCGCGCGGCGCGGACGCGGCGACGGCCGCCGGACAGGCGCGCGCCGTCGTCTACGGCGGCATGCAGCGGCAGGCCTCGATGCTCTCCTACAACGACGCCTTCCTGATCCTCGCCGCGCTCTACCTCTGCCTGCTGCCGCTCGTCTTCCTGATGCGCCGCCCGCCCCGCCACGGCGGGCCGCCCGCGGGCGCGCACTAAGTCGGAAGCGCGCCGCGGCGCCGAGGGCCGCGCCCCGCGCGCCCGCTCAGAAGCGCATCGCGGCGCCGAGAGTGTAGACGTCGGTGTCGCGGCTGTAGTCGGTCACGATCCTCGTCCACGCGAGGCGGGCCGACCACGGGCCGGCGATCCGCACCGCGGCGCTCATCCCGGCGATCCCCGCGACGCCGCGGCGCCCCTCGCTCTCCCCTTCCTCCGCCGGGCGGCGCCGGTCGAGATTGCCGTAGAGGCCGAGCCCGACGCCGAGGCGCAGCGCGCCGTTCCACGCCGGCCGCACCAGCCAGAGCTGCGAGGCGACGCCGTCGCGGCGGATCAGCTCGTTGCTCCCCTCGTTGAGGAGCGTGATCGACCACTCGCTGTAGCGGCCGAGATCGTGGCGGAACTCGATCCCGCGGGCGCGCGCCTTTTGGCTGGCGAACGTGTTGACCGTCGTGCCGCCGACGAAGACGTTCAGCTCCTGCCCGCGCCGCCACTCGTCGGGGCCGGGCTCGCGCCGCTCCGGCGGCGGCAGCGCGCCCCACGAGCGCGTGCCGAGCCGCAGGCCGATCCCGGCGAGGAACGTCGTCGCGTCGACGCTCCGCTCCGACGAGACGTGGTTGACGACGAGCCGCGCGAACAGCGGCCCGCGCGCGTAGTAGGTCGCCGCGAGGCTGTAGATCGGCCGGCGGTCGTGCACGTTCGCCGACCCGCCGTCCGCGCCGGCCTGCGTGTCGTAATAGCGGTAGATCCCGCCGCCCGCGGCGAGCCAGAGCCGGTCGTCGAACAGCGGCAGCCGCGCCCAGGCCTGCGCCGAAAGACCGTCGCGGTGGTGTCCCGGCGGATGTCCCTCGTTGAGGTAGGCGATCGACCAGGCGAGATGGCGGGTGATCGACTGCCGATAGTCCACCGACCAGGCGTAGGAGCTGTCGCGCGTCTCGGACACGAAGGTGCGGCCGAGCAGCAGCCCGGCCTCCTGCGCGCGCGCGGCGGGAGCGGCGCAGGCCAACGCGGCGAGCGCCGCGGCGAACGCGAGCTTCATCGGGCTCTCCGCGCCGGGCGCGCCGCGGAGGGCGGGCCGGCGGACGCGCGAGTTTACCCT includes the following:
- a CDS encoding DHA2 family efflux MFS transporter permease subunit — encoded protein: MSAAAAAVGAPRTINPWIVAAAVMASTFMEVLDTTVVNVALPHVAGSLSVSPDEATWALTSYLVANAVVLPMTGWLAGLIGRKRLLMLSVGGFTLSSLLCGLAPNLGFLIAFRIMQGATGGGLQPLSQAIMLEVFPPKDRGKAMAFWGVGIVVAPMLGPVLGGWLTDNWSWRWVFYINLPIGLAALLMTQLFVFDPPYIKRRGARIDYWGLGLLVLGIGALQIMLDKGQQEDWFASRFIIVLAVLAVVGLIGLVVRELRAEHPIIDLRIFKIGTFAAGVGFVTLLGFVLYGSTVLVPLLLQTLLGYPALDSGLATLPRGLASFFTLPIIGMLIGRVDPRRLLTIGLLLTTYSLWMLSHINLDAGFPQFVVALFLQGMSLSMTFTPLTTITTAPIPKERMGNATSIYNLMRNIGSSFGVAAVTTMLARRGQFHLHQLAGQVNAYAPAAQERLAGVAAALQARGADAATAAGQARAVVYGGMQRQASMLSYNDAFLILAALYLCLLPLVFLMRRPPRHGGPPAGAH